The nucleotide window gatGTCGTTTTCtttcatgcaatttttttatccaATCTCTATTATCTCAAATATCGTCACTTTTGATCCTTGGTGGGATCtgtcaatgaaaaaaataaaatgtgttaTGTTGAGTTAACAAAGTACATGCTTATTAATTAGacaatttaaaattatgtagtatttttgttttttaaaattgattaggGTTGGATCCAATGTATGTTGAATTCTTTTTGGTGGGGTCACTCAGGATCACATAGGAAAGGTATACACTGGATGTCTTGGGATAAATTATCTATGCACAAGAAAGATGGAGGGATGAGCTTTAAAAGTTTGGGCACCTTCAACATGGCAATGTTGGGAAAACAAGGCTGGAGAATTTTGACAAAACCAGACACACTCATCGCTCGAATATATAAAGCTCGATATTTTCCGCGTTGTAATTTTCTTGAAGCCGAGCTAGGTCACAACCCAAGTTTCGTTTGGAGAAGTATCTGTAAGTCAAAATTCATTCTCAGAGCAGGTAGTAGATGGAAAATTGGTGATGGTACGTCCATTTCAGTTTGGAACAATTATTGGATGAAAGACAATGTCACCATCTTCCCTCTTGATGATGTTGCAACTACCTTGGCGAACTTACGAGTCTCAGACTGTTTATTACCGAATCAGAAGAGTTGGGATGTCCCCTttcttcattcaatttttagtgAGCAAATAGTGGAGCATATTGTTGCGACACCCTTATATTCTTCAGTGCGTGAAGACCGACTCATCTGGAAAAAGGAGAATAACGGGGAATATTCAGTTCGTAGTGCTTACCGCTTATGTCTAAATGAATTATTGGACACATCTCACTTCAAAGTAGAAGGCGCATGGGATTTGGTTTGGAAACTCAAGGTGCCACCGAGAGTTAAAAATCTCATATGGCGCATTTGTAGGAATTGTCTTCCGACGCGTAAAAGGCTGAGAGACAAGGGAGTTAATTGCACTAATGTTTGTGCACTTTGTAATTTGGATGAAGAGGACAGCATGCATCTGCTATTCAAATGTGCTGGCAGTAGGAATATTTGGAGTATGTGGAATGCTTACTATTCTGTCAACCATATTCTAGAGGGATATCAGGATATCAAGGAAGTTATCTTCAAAACACTTCAGGCACTGCAACATGAAGATGCTTCTCTTTTTGGCTGTATTATATGGAGTATTTGGAAGCAGAGAAACAATAAGATTTGGAAAGAAGTAACTGATGCGCAAGGCTTTGTTTTTGATCGTGCCAAATCACTGTTAGAAGACTGGAAGGCAGCAAGGTCCATTCAAGGAAGTACTGTCAGACGAGAATACCCAGCTAGCAACGTGAAGTGGATAAAACCAAGGTTAGGGAGGTTTAAATGTAATATTGACGCAGCTTTTTCCGAGACGGCGAATCTGGTTGGAGTAGGGATGTGCATTAGAGATGAGAACGGTCACTTTGTGTTGGCTAGAACGGACTGTTTCAGCCCTATGTGTGAAGTACATGTTGGAGAAgctttaggtcttttatctGCTATGGATTGGGTTCATTTGTTGCAACTGGGAACTGTTGACTTTGAGATGGATGCAAAAAGAGTAGTTGATAGCATAAACTCCAGTCATAATGATGCTACTGAGTATGGAAATATCATTTCTAATTGTAAAACTCTCTTTAGTCAATTTTATGAAAACTCTTGTGTTGAGTTTGTACGGAGgcaagcaaatgaggttgcCCATAGTTTAGCTAAGGCGGCCTTATCTTCAGCTAGCTCCCAAATATTGGTTACCATACCAAATTGTATTGAACACATCTTgtttaatgaaatgcaatagatttattcctctaaaaaaaaaagagttgattCACATGGATTGACTGGGTCATGTTTTATGTCCCCCTAgtttatatgtaattttttcattgtttttaataatatatataagcaaTTGGCAAAAGATTAGAGTAAGTTACTAACTTAGTTGGGTACTGTTCTTTTTTATGTCAATTTACTCTTGCCTTGTAAAAAAACTATGTATTTTATgcacaatttaattttaaataaaaaatagtttactaATAATAACCTCAATTGTtagtataaaaatatgaattgaaTCTATTTCATTATTGAAAAGCTCTTTTACcacaaatttaaattgtttatgttgttggagtgattttttttataaatcaagaGTAAAATGACATACTTCCtctcccaaattgtatgtcgctttggaaaaaaaatttatcccaaattatatgtcgctttacaataccaatgaaatattaatgttacttttcctattatatccttaactattaattactctctcttctttcaattatttcatttatcttttccataccatttattagggataattttgtaaaacaactcataatttctcttccccacacaatattaattacatttcttaatacgtgtgaaatggccaaaacgtcatacaatttgggtcGGAGGAAGTAAAAAAGAATGGTGTCCAACTAAGTTGGTACCCTTCTCTAAtctatttgacatttaatgttacttatgtatattacattttgattagtTGATATTATGAGAGAAtaattaccctctaaacaaaAGAGGGTAACGTACACCTCaccatatttaattcattaactTGTATCTTAATAGCATAAGTTAGCTTTTCTCAAGAATAAATACCCATCACATTATCTATCTACTTTCTTTGACAAAACCCATCATCTTATCTTCTATGGCTTATTTATTATTCGTTGAAAGGGTGGTTTATCATCCTATCTTCTATGgcttatttattattctttgaaAGGATGGTTTATTTATTACTATGTATCTTCTAATTTTAGCTAAATcaaaaaacccaaaatttcAATGTCTAAAAACCAACCCAAACCTCTTCTTCCTTGGAAGGTCCGCGCTACAATTTCACTTCTTACAGTTTTAACGGACGCTTCATGTCGAGCTAACGGTACCGTCAACCGCCGTCTCTTTAACTTCTTCGATCTCAAATCCTCACCTAACGCCACTCCTGTTAACGGCGTTTCCACCAAAGACGTTACCGTTAACGCCGAAAATAACGTTTGGTTTCGTCTCTTTACCCCCACTGTTGCCGGAGAAGTCACCGGAGATGGTGGTGCCACCAAAGCAACCTCCCTTCCTGTCGTCATTTTCTTCCACGGCGGTGGCTAcacttttctttctccttcCTCGAACCTCTACGACGCTGTTTGCCGTAGACTCTGCCGGGAAATCTCCGCTGTCATTGTCTCCGTCAACTACCGACTTACACCAGAGCATCGGTATCCGTCACAATATGAAGACGGAGAAGCAGTACTGAGATTCCTTGACGAGAACGTAACCGTTTTACCGGCAAATGCTGACCTGTCAAAATGTTTCCTAGCAGGAGATAGTGCCGGTGGAAATTTGGCACACGATGTTGTGGTTAGGGCATGCAAAACGGGGCTCCAGAACATCCGGGTTATCGGGTTAATATTGATCCAACCATTCTTCGGTGGAGAAGAACGGACGGAGGCGGAGATTAACCTAGTTGGGATGCCATTTGTGTCGGTGGCAAAGACCGACTGGATCTGGAAAGTATTTTTACCAGAGGGATCGGACCGGGATCATGGTGCGGTTAATGTATGCGGCCCGAACGCGGAGGATTTGTCGGGTTTGGATTATCCGGATACGCTTGTTTTTGTTGGTGGGTTTGATCCTTTGATTGATTGGCAAAAGAGGTATTATGATTGGTTGAAAAAATGTGGGAAAAAAGCTGAGTTGATTGAATATCCAAACATGGTTCATGGTTTTCATGTTTTTCCTGATTTTCCTGAATCTACTCAGTTGATTATGCAAGTCAAGGATTTTATCAACAAAGTGTCCAATTCTAAATGATGACTATTGATTATTGTTGTAATGATACTgttatgatgtttttattttagtttaataaatataatatgagtGATCTTCGTACCTATGAGTATGTTGTTAGGGTAAACTTTGGAATTATACATTGTCTTGAATTTAATTGCATAATTTGATATGCCAAAGGATGATTAATTTGCTTATGAATTGGAATACGtgttagaaatttaaaataggTGTTGCTACTACCCAACTTGTGCACAATAGTTAATAACTTGGTTGTGGGGTAGAGGTAGATGATGACGATTTTGGCTAGAAGATTTTTGGACGAGGTTGGTTGGGAATATGAATCCTCTAACATTCAAATCAAGAAGAATTTGATTACAAGAACAGTTGGAGATGATAATATGGAGCCATGACGAAGgaaatataaattaatcatccaaaaaaattaaaaataaaagaagcaaAAAAGGTAGTAGAATGGCGCCATCCGAAAGGATGATGGTACCATCTCAAATGGTTTCTTGTGAGGGTGAAAAGAAAAGTAGACATTTTGGATATTCATTTTCAATGTGGGGTAGATTGGatgtttttcttcaaaagtatgttagttaaaaaaaaaaaaaaaatgcttttgaCCTCTCACATCATCATGTTTGACTATTTTACAAATTACtatgttgaaatattttggAAGTGATCCAAAGTCAACATAGCTCAACTGTCGAAGTGATGCGGTGGAAGATGAAGATGACAGTGTCTCTTggggaggggggggggggggggggggggggggtttaCTTACAAACACTGTAATGATAAAGTTGGTTTATGATCAAGGGTTAGAGGTTTGGTAAAGAAGACGAGATAGGGTTACCCGTTTATAGAACTATCGAGATGGAGAGTGTGCTAATGCCCTTCTAAGATTCAATAGGCAAGTGAACCTTTTAAGATATTTTGAATTTAGGAACCCTATTATCCGTCATTGTTTTAACAGTACTGCTATTTAGTACGGACGGTCGCATACGAAATTTCACGGGCGCGTTTAAAATCTTATTTTCCACGCGCTACAGTGTCtgtagttttttaaaataaaaaatgataaaatcagtCATAGCACTTCAGTTTCTCTTTCCTCCGCAGCTTATTTTCCAGCCACCGTTTCTCTTCCTTCCGCAGCCGTTTGGAAATGAAAAGCACATCTACTCCATCATCTCTGGC belongs to Medicago truncatula cultivar Jemalong A17 chromosome 6, MtrunA17r5.0-ANR, whole genome shotgun sequence and includes:
- the LOC11408959 gene encoding probable carboxylesterase 18, which encodes MSKNQPKPLLPWKVRATISLLTVLTDASCRANGTVNRRLFNFFDLKSSPNATPVNGVSTKDVTVNAENNVWFRLFTPTVAGEVTGDGGATKATSLPVVIFFHGGGYTFLSPSSNLYDAVCRRLCREISAVIVSVNYRLTPEHRYPSQYEDGEAVLRFLDENVTVLPANADLSKCFLAGDSAGGNLAHDVVVRACKTGLQNIRVIGLILIQPFFGGEERTEAEINLVGMPFVSVAKTDWIWKVFLPEGSDRDHGAVNVCGPNAEDLSGLDYPDTLVFVGGFDPLIDWQKRYYDWLKKCGKKAELIEYPNMVHGFHVFPDFPESTQLIMQVKDFINKVSNSK